A region of Mycosarcoma maydis chromosome 15, whole genome shotgun sequence DNA encodes the following proteins:
- a CDS encoding putative 5-aminolevulinic acid synthase produces the protein MDRSLCPLRQIRQACPYMGRVSMPQLRQMSTTVLHPGGPTRLISQAQQCPVMSQSLAIQAEQTSGAAANTSAPTFGASGSSFFANAARPTFAAVAAAASGCPFSNHMSGGAPQQVRSYVSRSEAARASVAQPDEIERLHAKEGISLADQANVDKCPHARKLAEVAAAAAAADSLPQHQRRKSIKNKQVRTPGSGLGVHPEPEAYNRPGFHYEKFYHNQLQAKHADKSYRYFNNINRLAGKAPKGHLSAETDEITVWCANDYQNMSRHPAVLEAMKDTLDKYGAGAGGTRNIAGHNRHVEIIEQTLAQLHRKDAALVFGSCYAANDATLTILGSKLPNCVILSDASNHASMIQGIKHSGAKKVIYKHNDMSDLEAKLKAIPVDVPKIIAFESVYSMCGTVGPVERTIELAEKYGAITFLDEVHAVGMYGPRGAGVAEHLDWDMQVAQGHKPGLLKNTLMDRIDIITGTLGKAYGNVGGYIAGSNRFVDLIRCFAPQFIFSTTLPPAVLTGADTAIKVLMESNDSRILQQVRTRETKDKLIAAGIPLQHNPSHIVPVLVGDASKAKAASDMLLEEYGCYVQPINFPTVARGLERLRVTPTPGHTSADVDHLVYALTQIWKELGLRTVDDLRAAPQGQDALADLFKASEEAARENPLWTDKLLGLDELKANVRAHGFATGESSVAAAPAPLAEGVAA, from the coding sequence ATGGACCGTAGCCTTTGCCCTTTGAGGCAGATTCGACAGGCTTGCCCTTACATGGGTCGCGTTTCAATGCCTCAGCTTCGACAGATGTCGACCACTGTCCTGCACCCCGGGGGTCCCACCCGACTCATCTCTCAGGCTCAGCAGTGCCCCGTTATGAGCCAAAGCCTCGCTATTCAGGCTGAACAGACCAGCGGTGCCGCTGCTAACACTTCTGCACCCACCTTCGGCGCTTCTGGCAGCTCCTTCTTCGCCAACGCGGCTCGCCCCACCTTTGCTGCTGtagccgctgctgcttcgggCTGTCCCTTTTCCAACCACATGAGCGGAGGAGCTCCTCAGCAGGTCCGATCTTACGTCTCGCGCTCCGAGGCTGCTCGCGCTTCTGTGGCCCAACCCGACGAAATTGAGCGTCTTCATGCCAAAGAGGGCATCAGCCTCGCCGATCAGGCTAATGTCGACAAGTGTCCTCACGCACGTAAGCTCGCCGAGGtggctgccgctgccgccgctgccgatTCGCTCCCCCAGCACCAGCGAAGGAAGAgcatcaagaacaagcaGGTCCGCACTCCCGGTTCTGGTCTCGGCGTTCACCCCGAGCCCGAAGCTTACAATCGGCCTGGCTTCCACTACGAAAAGTTCTATCATAACCAACTCCAAGCCAAGCATGCCGACAAGTCGTACCGCTACTTTAACAACATCAACCGTCTGGCCGGCAAGGCTCCGAAGGGTCATCTATctgccgagaccgacgaAATCACGGTCTGGTGCGCAAACGACTATCAGAACATGAGTCGCCATCCCGCTGTGCTCGAAGCCATGAAGGACACGTTGGACAAGTACGGTGCCGGTGCTGGCGGAACTCGCAACATCGCCGGTCATAACCGCCACGTCGAGATCATTGAGCAGACTCTGGCTCAACTCCACCGCAAGGATGCTGCGCTTGTCTTTGGCTCGTGCTACGCCGCCAACGACGCCACGCTCACCATTCTGGGATCGAAGCTGCCAAACTGTGTCATCTTGTCTGATGCCAGCAACCACGCTTCCATGATTCAGGGCATAAAGCATTCGGGTGCCAAGAAGGTTATCTACAAGCACAACGACATGTCCGACCTTGAGGCTAAGCTGAAAGCTATCCCCGTCGATGTGCCCAAGATCATCGCCTTTGAATCGGTCTACTCTATGTGTGGCACTGTGGGTCCTGTTGAAAGgacgatcgagctcgccgaaaAGTACGGCGCCATCACCTTCCTTGACGAAGTCCATGCTGTAGGCATGTACGGTCCTCGCGGTGCCGGTGTGGCCGAGCACCTGGACTGGGATATGCAAGTGGCACAGGGCCACAAGCCTGGACTTCTCAAGAACACGCTCATGGACCGCATCGATATCATCACCGGAACGCTCGGCAAGGCTTATGGCAATGTTGGTGGTTACATTGCCGGCTCCAACCGCTTTGTCGATCTGATCCGCTGCTTTGCTCCGCAGTTCATCTTTTCAACTACATTGCCCCCCGCTGTTCTCACCGGTGCTGACACGGCTATCAAGGTGCTGATGGAGTCGAACGACTCGCGTATTCTCCAGCAGGTTCGCACGCGTGAGACCAAGGacaagctcatcgctgCCGGCATCCCGCTCCAGCACAATCCTTCGCACATTGTGCCTgtgctcgtcggcgacgCTTCTAAGGCCAAGGCTGCTTCCGACATGCTGCTGGAGGAGTATGGTTGCTACGTACAGCCCATTAACTTCCCTACGGTTGCTCGTGGTCTCGAGCGACTGCGCGTCACGCCCACTCCGGGACACACGTCTGCTGATGTGGACCATCTTGTCTATGCTCTCACTCAGATCTGGAAAGAGCTCGGCCTGCGAACCGTCGACGACCTGCGTGCTGCCCCCCAGGGACAGGACGCACTCGCCGACCTGTTCAAGGCTTCCGAAGAGGCGGCTCGAGAGAACCCTCTTTGGACTgacaagctgcttggtctGGACGAGCTAAAGGCGAATGTCCGCGCCCATGGCTTTGCTACTGGCGAATcgagcgttgctgctgctcctgctcccCTTGCTGAGGGAGTTGCAGCTTAA
- a CDS encoding mitochondrial 54S ribosomal protein bL12m (related to 60S ribosomal protein L12, mitochondrial), whose product MSSIGSAVASSSRTLLRSNTRQVARTAIRSFATTRAASNTPAPAVDAKISTIVDQIEKLTLLEAADLVSHLKTRLNITEIAMPAASAAPAGAAAASGAAEEPAEEAAKPKEKSVFTLKLTGLKDPTAKAKVIREVKAANSNMNLVEAKKFVESTPQVLKEGLNKEDAEKLKTAIEAAGGTVELE is encoded by the coding sequence ATGTCGTCAATCGGAAGCGCAGTTGCTTCGTCTTCTCGAACGCTGCTTCGCAGCAACACGCGCCAAGTTGCACGCACTGCGATTCGATCTTTCGCCACCACTCGTGCTGCTAGCAACACCCCGGCACCCGCTGTTGACGCCAAGATCTCGACAATTGTCGACCAGATTGAAAAACTCACGCTCCTCGAAGCCGCTGACTTGGTATCGCATCTCAAGACGCGATTGAACATCACGGAAATCGCCATGCCTGCCGCGTCGGCAGCGCCCGCcggtgcagcagccgcctccggtgcagcagaagagccagcggaagaagcagcaaagccaaagGAAAAGTCTGTCTTCACTTTGAAGCTCACTGGCCTTAAGGACCCTACCGCTAAGGCCAAGGTGATTAGGGAGGTCAAGGCTGCCAACTCGAATATGAACTTGGTTGAGGCGAAAAAGTTCGTCGAGTCTACACCCCAGGTGCTCAAGGAGGGTCTTAACAAGGAGGATGCCGAAAAACTCAAGACGGCTATCGAGGCCGCAGGTGGTaccgtcgagctcgagtaA
- a CDS encoding ESCRT-III subunit protein SNF7 (related to SNF7 protein), with amino-acid sequence MSSWSSWFGKKDNKNSARDAIVGLRQQLLMLEKKEEHLNKKIEDELKKAKANVTTNKRAAQAALRQKKAYENELDRIAGTRMTLETQVNAIESANMNLETMTAMRKGADALKTIHGSLNIDKVDSTMDSIREQMDLTNEISDAISNPVGMGHDIDEDELKNELEELEQDELNERLVGADSVPLHTPAVATSAGISRISNGPERKQAVVEDDDDAELRALQAELAM; translated from the coding sequence atgtcgagctggagcAGTTGGTTCGGCAAGAAAGACAACAAGAACTCGGCGAGGGATGCGATAGTCGGGttgcggcagcagctgcttatgctcgagaagaaggaggagcatCTTAACAAAAAGATTGAAGATGAGCTgaagaaggccaaggccAACGTTACCACAAATAAGAGAGCGGCGCAAGCGGCGCTCCGGCAGAAGAAAGCGTACGAAAACGAGCTGGACCGCATCGCAGGTACAAGGATGACGCTTGAGACACAAGTCAACGCCATAGAGAGCGCCAACATGAACCTCGAGACCATGACAGCCATGCGCAAAGGTGCTGACGCTCTCAAGACGATCCACGGCAGTCTCAATATTGATAAAGTCGACTCGACCATGGACTCGATTCGCGAACAGATGGATCTCACCAACGAGATCTCGGACGCCATCTCGAACCCTGTCGGCATGGGCCACGACATCGACGAAGATGAGCTCAAAAACGAACTCGAGGAACTtgagcaagatgagctCAACGAGCGATTGGTGGGTGCCGACTCGGTGCCTCTTCACACTCCTGCCGTGGCCACATCGGCGGGTATATCACGTATTTCGAACGGTCCAGAGCGCAAACAAGCCGTGGttgaggacgacgacgatgctgagcTGCGCGCACTGCaggccgagcttgccatgTAG
- a CDS encoding putative MCM DNA helicase complex subunit MCM5 — MSGFDSGRVFSAQALPGSEASRAPDAPAQTEQTLFNFVQTFRTGSDYVYRDRLRANLLAKQYVLEVQLEHIQLWSNDLAQALRDNPSDILPLFESAVKRAARAILYPVFTRDEQRPEAPDCQITLRSHANLTPMRDLHADSISHLVRVPGIVIGTTTLSSRATHLQIMCRDCRATKSLPVVSGFGGFTLPRYCDSTKMDTTAPQCSIDPYVILHDKCRFVDNQTVKLQEAPDMVPVGELPRHMLMSVDRALCGRVVPGSRIIATGIYSTFTSARGGKGSKAGAIALRTPYLRVVGLEIDAEGAGGRGMARIFSAEEEEEFTRLSRTRDLYEKFSASIAPSIFGNQDIKKAIACLLFGGSKKVLPDGMRLRGDINVLMLGDPGTAKSQLLKFVEKVSPIAVYTSGKGSSAAGLTASVQRDPQSREFYLEGGAMVLADGGVVCIDEFDKMRDEDRVAIHESMEQQTISIAKAGITTILNTRTSVLAAANPIFGRYDDMKSPGENIDFQTTVLSRFDMIFIVKDEHNEQRDRTMAKHVMNIHMNRANDASAAGEFDIEQMKRYISFCKARCAPRLSPEAAEKLSSHFVALRKQVAQVERDNDERSSIPITVRQLEAIVRISESLAKVTLSPTVGEEHVDEAMRLFRSSTMDAVQAGNVEGMTRGELAEECQKLEREIRRRLPIGWSTSYTKLRHEFVESQGYTNHALERTLFILEKRDVIRFSNQRKALTRTGV; from the coding sequence ATGTCAGGCTTCGACTCGGGTCGTGTTTTCTCAGCCCAGGCGCTGCCGGGTTCAGAGGCTTCTCGTGCTCCGGATGCTCCGGCACAGACCGAACAGACGCTCTTCAATTTTGTCCAAACTTTCCGCACGGGCAGCGACTACGTGTACCGTGATCGTCTTCGTGCTAACCTTCTGGCCAAGCAATATGTGCTTGAAGTTCAACTCGAACATATTCAGCTGTGGAGCAACGACCTGGCACAGGCACTCCGTGATAACCCCTCGGACATCCTGCCACTCTTCGAATCAGCAGTTAAGCGTGCTGCACGAGCCATCCTGTACCCCGTCTTCAcacgagacgagcagcgtcCAGAAGCACCCGACTGTCAAATTACTCTTCGCAGTCATGCTAACCTCACACCTATGCGCGACTTGCACGCAGACAGCATctcgcacctcgtccgAGTTCCaggcatcgtcatcggtACCACCACGCTCTCGTCTCGTGCAACACATCTTCAGATCATGTGCCGAGACTGCCGCGCGACGAAGTCTCTCCCTGTGGTCTCTGGCTTCGGTGGCTTCACTCTGCCACGATACTGCGATTCCACCAAAATGGACACCACAGCACCACAATGCTCCATAGATCCGTACGTCATCCTTCACGACAAGTGCCGTTTTGTTGACAACCAGACAGTCAAGCTGCAAGAGGCGCCAGATATGGTACCTGTGGGTGAGTTGCCCCGTCACATGCTCATGTCGGTCGACCGTGCACTCTGCGGTCGTGTGGTGCCAGGCTCGCGCATCATCGCTACAGGCATCTACTCGACCTTTACCAGCGCCAGGGGCGGAAAAGGTTCCAAGGCAGGGGCTATCGCGCTGCGTACACCATACTTGCGCGTTGTCGGTCTCGAAATCGATGCGGAAGGCGCTGGAGGGCGTGGTATGGCTCGCATCTTCTCtgccgaggaggaagaagagtTTACGCGTCTCTCGAGGACAAGAGACCTGTACGAAAAGTTTTCGGCAAGTATTGCACCCAGTATCTTTGGCAACCAGGACATCAAGAAAGCCATCGCGTGTCTGTTGTTCGGCGGCTCAAAAAAGGTTCTGCCAGACGGCATGCGACTGCGTGGCGACATTAATGTACTCATGCTCGGTGACCCCGGTACTGCCAAGTCGCAGTTGCTCAAGTTTGTCGAAAAGGTATCGCCAATCGCGGTCTACACCTCAGGCAAAGGTTCATCAGCTGCTGGTTTGACGGCGTCGGTGCAACGTGATCCTCAATCGCGCGAGTTCTATCTCGAAGGAGGTGCCATGGTGCTGGCGGATGGCGGTGTGGTGTGTATCGACGAGTTTGACAAGATGCGCGACGAGGACCGAGTGGCGATCCACGAGTCGATGGAACAGCAGACCATCTCGATTGCCAAGGCGGGCATCACTACGATCCTCAACACACGCACCTCGGTGCTAGCGGCGGCGAACCCGATCTTTGGTCGATACGACGATATGAAGTCACCAGGCGAGAATATCGACTTTCAGACTACGGTGCTTTCGCGTTTCGATATGATCTTTATCGTCAAAGATGAGCACAACGAGCAGCGCGATCGCACCATGGCCAAGCACGTCATGAATATCCACATGAATCGCGCCAACGATGCTTCAGCTGCGGGCGAGTTTGACATTGAGCAGATGAAGCGATACATCTCGTTCTGCAAGGCACGCTGCGCACCGCGCCTGTCGCCGGAAGCCGCCGAGAAGCTGTCGTCGCACTTTGTCGCGCTCCGCAAGCAGGTGGCCCAGGTAGAACGCGACAATGATGAACGCTCTTCGATTCCCATCACGGTTCGTCAGCTGGAGGCTATTGTACGAATCTCTGAGTCGTTGGCCAAAGTGACGCTCTCACCTACGGTGGGAGAGGAGCacgtcgacgaagccatGCGGCTATTCCGCTCGTCTACCATGGATGCCGTGCAGGCGGGTAACGTCGAGGGCATGACGCGtggcgagctcgccgaAGAATGCCAGAAGTTGGAACGCGAGATCCGCCGCAGATTGCCTATCGGCTGGAGCACCAGCTACACCAAGCTGCGCCACGAATTTGTTGAGAGCCAAGGCTACACCAACCACGCGTTGGAGAGGACACTGTTTATCCTCGAGAAGCGTGATGTGATTCGCTTCTCGAATCAGCGCAAGGCTCTTACACGCACAGGTGTCTAG